DNA from Paraburkholderia sp. ZP32-5:
GCCAGCTCACAGATGTTTGAACACAGCGCTCGCCAGACTACGCACCTCATCGAACTGCGTGACGAGCTGAATGCACAGAATAAAGCCCAGCATCGCGGACGGAGAAGGGTAGCGGTCGATCCATCGTAGCAACGGGGCTGCATAGCGCACGCGGATCACATCGCACGTCATGATCAACGTGATCGCGATTCCCAGCACGGTGCCCACCAGCAAATCGGTCGGATAGTGAAAGCCGAGATAGGCGCGCGGAAGGCAAATGAACAGCGCGGTATAGAGAATCGCCAGCACACCAATACGCCGCTCCACGAGGAAGATGCCGGTGGCGATCGCCATCCATAGCATGGCGTGATCGCTCGGGAACGAACTCCAATTCGCCAACCCGACACCCGCGGTTGACTGATTTGCGAACTGCAGATGGAGCTCGGTGCTATAGAGCGGGCGCACTCTGAAGGGCAACCAATGAGCCAGCAGTCTTGCGACGAAAAGCGCCACGAGTCCGCTGAAAAGTGTCGCGACGATCATTTCTCTGCGCCATTCACGACGTTCGTCCTGCTGGAACCACATCCACCACAGCACGGGAACCAGAACGAGGCCTTTGCAGATGTACAGGCCGGCGATGGCTTGTATGGATTGCGTCGAGAAATGACCGAAATGGAGGTTGGACAGATATGTTTCGATAGACGAATCAAATCCATTCATTTTTCTTTCCACCGTCGCCGGCTGCAATCCGCGTGGCCCATCGACGAGAACCTGAGGAACTCGTCACGCTCAATGCAGTCGAGCAGTTGCTGTGAAAAAATCAGATGTTTATCCCGAGCGCGCCGTGACCGTTCGCTGTTCTGCCCGACACAATGGATGAATACGGAGCAGGAAGTG
Protein-coding regions in this window:
- a CDS encoding phosphatase PAP2 family protein; its protein translation is MNGFDSSIETYLSNLHFGHFSTQSIQAIAGLYICKGLVLVPVLWWMWFQQDERREWRREMIVATLFSGLVALFVARLLAHWLPFRVRPLYSTELHLQFANQSTAGVGLANWSSFPSDHAMLWMAIATGIFLVERRIGVLAILYTALFICLPRAYLGFHYPTDLLVGTVLGIAITLIMTCDVIRVRYAAPLLRWIDRYPSPSAMLGFILCIQLVTQFDEVRSLASAVFKHL